A section of the Gemmatimonadaceae bacterium genome encodes:
- a CDS encoding adenylate/guanylate cyclase domain-containing protein, whose amino-acid sequence MPYRLASTDGTLTFELSSISAIIGRAPTADLPVVDPTVSRRHAQILSDENGLTVHDLGSSNGTFVNGNKITTAPIVPGDVIAFGKVTFRLEGESPKVQTAATAVTGPTIVRQRAILDGDAPELGADEKSRRKLATLLEVSKGLGWAADTDALLAKIAGYAYQILEVDRVAIILVDEHGNLLPKFARDRKGTNTAGAIPKSIARKALDDKMAILTDNAGEDSRFTGQSVVMQQVRSAICVPLMGTEGRALGVLYVDSIGSEHRFDEDDLDFCVAFAGIAAVAIENGEFIQRIQRQVIARSNFERFFAPQIAQRIAESSETIRLGGDKRPVAVLFSDIRGFTALAESMRPEDTASLLTEYFTEMVDCVFRHNGTLDKFMGDALMAHWGAPIGGDHDADNAVAAAIDMMKALDGLNAHWRTSGRPELKVGIGLNYGEAFAGNIGSERRLEFTVIGDTVNTAYRLCSGADSGEILITEDVRRALTTPATLIERAPMELKNKVQPVTVYCVAVV is encoded by the coding sequence ATGCCCTATCGCCTCGCGAGCACCGACGGAACGCTGACCTTCGAGCTCAGCTCGATCTCGGCGATCATCGGCCGCGCGCCCACCGCGGATCTGCCCGTCGTCGACCCGACCGTCTCGCGGCGCCACGCACAGATCTTGAGCGACGAGAACGGCCTCACCGTGCACGACCTCGGGTCGAGCAACGGAACCTTCGTCAACGGCAACAAGATCACCACCGCGCCGATCGTCCCCGGCGACGTGATCGCCTTCGGCAAAGTCACGTTCCGGCTCGAGGGTGAGTCGCCCAAGGTGCAGACCGCGGCGACCGCAGTCACCGGCCCGACGATCGTGCGTCAACGCGCCATCCTCGACGGCGACGCGCCCGAACTCGGCGCCGACGAGAAGAGCCGTCGCAAGCTCGCCACGCTGCTCGAGGTGTCGAAGGGGCTTGGCTGGGCGGCCGACACCGACGCGTTGCTCGCCAAGATCGCCGGCTACGCATATCAGATTCTCGAGGTCGATCGCGTCGCGATCATCCTCGTCGACGAGCACGGCAACCTGCTCCCGAAGTTCGCGCGCGACCGCAAGGGAACGAATACGGCGGGCGCGATTCCGAAGTCGATCGCGCGCAAGGCGCTCGATGACAAGATGGCGATCCTCACCGACAATGCCGGCGAGGATTCGCGCTTTACCGGACAGTCGGTCGTGATGCAGCAGGTGCGATCGGCGATCTGCGTTCCGCTCATGGGCACCGAGGGGCGCGCGCTCGGCGTGCTCTACGTCGATTCGATAGGATCGGAGCACCGGTTCGACGAAGATGACCTGGATTTCTGCGTCGCGTTCGCCGGCATCGCCGCGGTCGCGATAGAGAACGGCGAATTCATCCAGCGGATTCAGCGCCAGGTGATCGCGCGCAGCAACTTCGAGCGCTTTTTCGCCCCGCAGATCGCGCAACGCATCGCCGAGTCGTCGGAGACGATTCGACTGGGCGGCGACAAACGGCCGGTCGCGGTGCTCTTCAGCGACATCCGCGGTTTCACCGCGCTCGCCGAGTCGATGCGCCCCGAGGATACGGCGAGCCTGCTCACCGAGTATTTCACCGAGATGGTGGACTGCGTTTTTCGGCACAACGGTACGCTCGACAAATTCATGGGCGACGCCCTGATGGCGCACTGGGGCGCGCCGATTGGCGGAGATCATGACGCCGACAACGCCGTCGCGGCGGCGATCGACATGATGAAGGCCCTCGACGGGCTCAACGCGCATTGGCGAACGAGCGGCCGCCCCGAGCTCAAGGTCGGCATCGGGCTGAACTACGGCGAAGCCTTCGCGGGCAACATCGGCTCGGAGAGGCGCCTCGAGTTCACCGTCATCGGCGACACGGTGAACACGGCGTATCGTCTTTGCTCCGGTGCCGACTCGGGAGAAATCCTCATCACCGAGGATGTACGACGGGCTCTCACGACGCCGGCGACTCTCATCGAGCGAGCGCCGATGGAGCTCAAGAACAAAGTGCAGCCGGTCACCGTGTACTGCGTCGCCGTCGTCTGA